From one Ochrobactrum vermis genomic stretch:
- a CDS encoding Fic family protein has product MSESASNLRLGRFVETPVAGEIVRAFVPPSLPPEPPIDVLALLERLGLAERALGRLDGITMLLPRQELFLYMYVRKEAVLSSQIEGTQSTLSDLLRFETEAQAGQPIDDIREVSNYVDAMMYGLERVEDLPLSLRLIREMHERLLQSGRGGTKNPGEFRRSQNWIGGSRPGNALFVPPPPTEMDACLDALERFMHEDGSRLPALIKAGLLHVQFETIHPFLDGNGRIGRLLVTLYLCVNGVLRKPLLYLSLYLKTHRADYYRLLQEVREHGAWEAWLDFFLAGVADTANQAFEAATRIVDLFKDDRERITTESDRAGSALRIHDLFQQNPFLTANQLVQQTGLSAPTVNAALADLERFGIVEEITGRKRGRVFSYRRYLAILSEGTDPLPTTA; this is encoded by the coding sequence ATGTCCGAATCAGCATCTAACCTCCGGCTAGGCCGCTTTGTCGAGACCCCTGTTGCGGGGGAAATCGTGCGCGCCTTCGTGCCGCCCTCACTGCCGCCCGAACCGCCGATAGACGTGCTGGCCCTTCTGGAGCGGTTAGGGTTGGCCGAACGCGCGTTAGGTCGTCTGGACGGGATCACGATGTTGCTCCCGCGTCAGGAACTGTTCCTCTACATGTATGTAAGGAAGGAAGCAGTCCTCTCGTCCCAGATCGAAGGAACGCAGTCCACCCTTTCGGACTTGCTCCGCTTCGAAACCGAGGCGCAAGCCGGCCAGCCGATCGACGACATCCGTGAAGTATCGAACTATGTCGATGCGATGATGTATGGGCTGGAGCGTGTAGAAGACCTGCCGCTGTCACTACGTCTGATCCGCGAGATGCATGAGCGACTGCTGCAAAGCGGGCGTGGCGGCACGAAAAATCCCGGCGAGTTTCGGCGGTCTCAGAACTGGATCGGTGGTTCACGTCCAGGCAACGCACTGTTCGTGCCGCCACCACCGACAGAGATGGATGCTTGTCTCGATGCGCTTGAGCGCTTCATGCACGAGGACGGCTCGCGTCTGCCCGCTCTGATCAAGGCTGGGCTTTTGCATGTCCAATTCGAGACCATCCACCCGTTCCTGGATGGAAACGGCAGGATCGGTCGCTTGTTGGTGACGCTGTACCTGTGCGTCAACGGTGTGCTGCGCAAGCCGCTGCTCTATCTGAGCCTCTACCTTAAAACGCATCGCGCTGACTATTACCGCCTGCTTCAGGAGGTCCGAGAACACGGGGCATGGGAAGCCTGGCTCGATTTCTTCCTTGCCGGTGTTGCGGATACGGCCAATCAGGCATTCGAAGCAGCAACCCGGATTGTCGATCTGTTCAAGGACGACCGCGAGCGGATTACGACAGAGAGCGACCGGGCAGGCTCCGCGCTGCGTATCCACGATCTGTTTCAGCAAAACCCGTTCCTGACGGCCAACCAACTCGTTCAGCAAACAGGGCTCTCAGCCCCCACTGTCAATGCGGCGCTCGCTGATCTGGAACGGTTCGGCATCGTCGAAGAAATCACCGGGCGCAAACGGGGGCGCGTGTTCAGTTACCGGCGATATCTCGCCATCTTGAGCGAGGGAACCGACCCGCTCCCCACGACGGCTTAA
- a CDS encoding Fic family protein — protein sequence MPWNWTQPDWPNFRYDASALQSLEQQFLLSSGEVIGAVRHINPQQRDLLRIELLSDEAIKTSAIEGETLDRLSVQSSLRKQLGLATDRRSLQPREHGIAEMMIDVYGSYASPLDDATLFRWHQMLMAGNGHLDTIGAYRTHTDAMQIVSGHLDRPTIHFEAPPSEQVPDEMVRFIAWFNETSPNGMSPLPALTRAALSHVWFESIHPFEDGNGRLGRALAEKALAQSLGQPSLILLSFAIEQSRKAYYAQLEQHQRTLDVTEWLLWFGQTVLAAQQLTLQRVHFYIAKAHFYDRFRGVLNARQEKVMARLFEAGPEGFVGGLSADNYLAITKTSRATATRDLQDLVDKGALTRTGQLRFTRYALNWQPFGD from the coding sequence ATGCCGTGGAACTGGACGCAACCGGACTGGCCAAATTTTCGTTATGACGCTTCGGCGCTACAAAGTCTGGAGCAGCAATTCCTGCTCTCCTCCGGCGAAGTGATCGGTGCGGTGCGCCACATCAATCCGCAACAGCGCGACCTGTTACGCATCGAGCTGCTGAGTGATGAAGCGATCAAAACCAGTGCGATCGAAGGTGAGACGCTGGACCGGCTCAGTGTGCAGTCATCGCTACGAAAACAGTTGGGCCTGGCAACGGATCGGCGTTCGCTGCAACCGCGTGAACATGGCATCGCCGAGATGATGATCGACGTGTATGGCAGTTACGCGTCGCCACTTGACGACGCGACCCTGTTTCGCTGGCATCAGATGCTGATGGCTGGCAACGGGCATCTCGACACCATCGGTGCTTATCGAACGCATACTGACGCAATGCAAATCGTCTCCGGACATCTGGACCGTCCCACAATTCATTTCGAAGCGCCACCCTCAGAACAAGTACCGGACGAAATGGTCCGCTTCATTGCCTGGTTCAATGAGACATCACCCAATGGTATGTCTCCCCTCCCCGCGCTGACACGCGCGGCGCTCAGCCATGTCTGGTTTGAAAGCATTCATCCGTTTGAGGACGGCAATGGACGTCTGGGACGGGCGCTGGCGGAAAAAGCGCTCGCGCAGTCGCTGGGCCAGCCCAGTCTGATCCTGCTGAGTTTTGCCATCGAGCAAAGCCGCAAAGCCTATTATGCGCAATTGGAACAGCATCAGCGCACGCTTGATGTGACAGAGTGGCTGCTGTGGTTTGGGCAAACCGTGCTTGCAGCACAACAACTCACACTGCAACGGGTGCACTTTTATATCGCCAAAGCACATTTTTATGACCGGTTTCGCGGTGTCCTCAATGCACGCCAGGAAAAAGTCATGGCGCGGTTGTTTGAAGCCGGCCCCGAAGGTTTTGTTGGTGGCCTGAGCGCCGACAATTATCTGGCCATCACAAAAACCTCACGCGCCACGGCCACCCGCGATCTGCAGGATCTGGTCGACAAGGGCGCTCTGACGCGCACGGGCCAGTTGCGGTTTACGCGTTACGCGTTGAACTGGCAGCCGTTTGGCGATTGA
- a CDS encoding type II toxin-antitoxin system Phd/YefM family antitoxin, whose amino-acid sequence MPQTSYKISEARKNFAEVLDRANQGEEIIIMRGNEVYARIGPAADGGKRPFGLLRHRGLPDNLFDTVDAEQAAIDAGDWNDDTGVWQGKSNNSENTQ is encoded by the coding sequence ATGCCCCAGACAAGCTACAAGATCAGCGAAGCCCGCAAGAATTTCGCCGAAGTCCTCGATCGCGCCAACCAGGGCGAAGAGATCATCATCATGCGTGGCAACGAAGTTTACGCCCGCATCGGTCCAGCAGCGGACGGCGGCAAGCGCCCTTTTGGCCTGTTGCGCCATCGTGGCCTGCCCGACAACCTGTTCGATACAGTTGATGCAGAGCAGGCGGCGATCGATGCCGGAGACTGGAATGATGATACCGGCGTCTGGCAAGGCAAATCCAACAATAGCGAAAACACGCAATGA
- a CDS encoding type II toxin-antitoxin system VapC family toxin has translation MKILLDSHAVYWWTIGSDRLSTKARSLIEDKANAILVSAVTFYELENKMRLNKLDLKPQELRAAVTGSGLQTLAITDLHAELAANFDWEHRDPWDRILAAQARLEHCTFISADLAFDAILHERVW, from the coding sequence ATGAAAATCCTGCTCGACAGCCACGCCGTCTACTGGTGGACAATCGGTAGTGATCGCCTGTCCACAAAGGCACGATCGCTGATCGAGGACAAGGCGAATGCTATCCTCGTCAGTGCGGTCACGTTCTATGAGCTGGAGAACAAGATGCGCCTGAACAAGCTTGATCTCAAGCCCCAGGAACTGCGGGCAGCCGTCACGGGAAGCGGCCTGCAAACACTAGCCATCACCGATCTGCATGCCGAACTGGCAGCAAATTTTGATTGGGAACACCGCGATCCGTGGGACCGGATTCTTGCCGCTCAGGCACGGCTTGAGCACTGCACTTTCATCTCGGCGGATCTGGCGTTCGACGCGATTCTGCATGAGCGCGTCTGGTAA
- a CDS encoding type II toxin-antitoxin system Phd/YefM family antitoxin, whose protein sequence is MKVFVDIAEAAERFDELIDFVLRDDEVVICRAGDPIAAIVPISQNRQGTWDEVWALALKGRPANTHQTSNHDELYDENGLPK, encoded by the coding sequence GTGAAGGTATTCGTGGACATTGCCGAGGCAGCGGAGCGATTTGACGAACTAATTGACTTCGTTTTGCGCGATGACGAGGTTGTCATCTGTCGAGCTGGCGATCCTATCGCCGCGATCGTGCCAATTTCGCAGAACCGCCAGGGCACATGGGATGAAGTCTGGGCGCTGGCGCTTAAGGGAAGGCCTGCAAACACGCACCAGACTTCGAACCACGATGAACTATATGACGAGAACGGACTGCCGAAATGA
- a CDS encoding site-specific integrase — protein sequence MSSSSSGSIEKRTETLDTIAAVLPLNRRDMLAGILTDQDVETLRHLVNEGVGENTLRALTSDLAYLEAWSMAATGNPLPFPAPEALLLKFVAHHLWQPQQREIEPDHGMPAGVEEELRQQGFLRVSGPHAPATVRRRLANWSTLTRWRGLEGSFSSPSVKSAIRLAVRAINRPRSRKSANAITSDILGKLLATCSGEDLTALRDRAILMVAFASGGRRRSEIAGLRVEQLVKQSPVTDEDGAPLPSLGIHLGRTKTSGADHDEVVYLTGRPVEALTRWLEAARIDKGSVFRKVDRWGNVSVRALEPSAVNRIVKQRAQIAGLDAREFSAHGLRSGYLTEAANRGIPLPEAMEQSRHRSVQQASDYYNNAKRRSGRASRLLI from the coding sequence ATGAGCAGCTCGTCGTCAGGTTCGATTGAAAAACGCACCGAGACTTTAGATACGATAGCGGCTGTTCTGCCGCTGAACCGCCGCGACATGCTTGCTGGTATTCTGACCGATCAGGACGTCGAGACGCTACGCCATCTGGTCAATGAAGGCGTGGGCGAAAACACGCTCCGCGCGCTGACCTCGGATCTGGCCTATCTCGAAGCCTGGTCGATGGCCGCAACCGGCAACCCCCTTCCCTTCCCGGCGCCCGAAGCCCTGTTGCTGAAATTCGTCGCCCATCATCTGTGGCAACCGCAGCAGCGCGAGATCGAGCCGGATCACGGCATGCCGGCAGGCGTAGAAGAAGAATTGCGCCAGCAAGGCTTTCTGCGTGTATCCGGACCGCATGCGCCGGCAACCGTGCGTAGGCGGCTTGCTAATTGGTCGACGCTGACACGCTGGCGCGGTCTGGAGGGGTCGTTTTCATCGCCTTCCGTCAAATCGGCAATCCGGCTTGCGGTCCGTGCCATCAACCGGCCGCGCAGCCGCAAGAGTGCCAATGCGATTACCAGCGATATTCTGGGCAAGCTGCTGGCGACGTGTTCCGGCGAGGATCTAACCGCATTGCGGGATCGCGCTATCCTGATGGTGGCCTTTGCCTCGGGCGGGCGCAGGCGCAGCGAAATCGCCGGTTTGCGCGTAGAACAACTCGTCAAACAGTCGCCCGTCACTGATGAGGACGGCGCTCCTCTGCCCTCTCTTGGCATCCATCTCGGTCGCACCAAAACCAGTGGTGCCGATCACGACGAGGTCGTCTATCTGACCGGCCGGCCTGTCGAAGCCCTCACCCGTTGGCTGGAAGCAGCCAGGATCGATAAGGGCAGCGTGTTTCGAAAAGTCGATCGCTGGGGCAATGTTTCCGTACGAGCGCTCGAACCCAGCGCCGTTAACCGGATCGTCAAGCAACGCGCGCAAATAGCTGGCCTGGATGCAAGGGAATTCTCTGCGCACGGTCTGCGCTCCGGCTATCTTACCGAAGCGGCCAATCGCGGCATTCCGCTCCCCGAAGCCATGGAACAATCACGCCATCGCTCCGTGCAACAGGCGTCCGACTATTACAACAATGCCAAACGGCGCAGTGGGCGAGCGTCGCGGTTGCTCATCTGA